In Astatotilapia calliptera chromosome 23, fAstCal1.2, whole genome shotgun sequence, a genomic segment contains:
- the LOC113015818 gene encoding lactosylceramide 1,3-N-acetyl-beta-D-glucosaminyltransferase A-like → MFVNFRRIHKCQCLQLLTTGLLLCMVMVYWEELDHHAVSHVRSFTHRYLFNSYDFLNSSFAINSNHHYRKGGSNRVFGGFVNYSYLINHPEKCKGENGKSLNDVFLLLFVKSSPENFERRRAIRDTWGNESFVWAELGVNMRLVFAIGIHPYVEQRYKVQTVLLKEDKVYGDLIQQNFVDTFYNLTTKLIQQFHWRHIYCPQARFVMSADDDIFVHMRNLVKYLQDILRSQSGAKDLWVGHVHRGSPPVRYKYSKYHIPYDLYPWPSYPDYTAGAGYVVSGDVAAKIYQATLLLNSSMYIDDVFMGICAKTMGVSPQEHVYFSGEGKAPYHPCIYDHMITSHDHISDMRSLWRSATESRENSSTRGILGNLYCTAVRVMLLCLPHYQNTYSCSAAFT, encoded by the coding sequence ATGTTTGTGAACTTCCGTCGAATCCACAAGTGCCAGTGTTTGCAACTGCTGACCACAGGTCTTCTGCTTTGTATGGTGATGGTTTACTGGGAAGAGCTGGACCATCATGCAGTCAGCCACGTGAGATCCTTCACCCACCGGTACTTGTTCAACAGCTATGATTTTCTCAATTCTTCTTTTGCTATCAACTCCAATCATCATTACAGAAAGGGTGGTTCTAACAGGGTATTTGGTGGATTTGTGAACTATTCATACCTCATCAACCACCCAGAGAAATGCAAAGGGGAAAATGGGAAGAGTTTAAATGATGTTTTTCTGCTGTTATTTGTAAAATCATCACCAGAGAACTTTGAGCGGCGCCGAGCCATCAGGGACACATGGGGAAACGAGAGCTTTGTTTGGGCAGAACTGGGGGTGAATATGAGGTTGGTGTTCGCCATTGGCATTCATCCATATGTCGAACAGAGATATAAGGTCCAGACTGTACTGCTGAAGGAGGACAAGGTCTATGGAGATCTGATCCAGCAGAACTTTGTAGACACATTTTATAACCTGACTACCAAACTGATCCAGCAGTTCCACTGGAGGCACATATATTGCCCTCAGGCACGCTTCGTCATGTCTGCGGATGATGACATCTTTGTCCATATGCGTAATTTGGTAAAGTATTTACAGGATATTCTCAGGAGTCAATCAGGAGCTAAAGACCTATGGGTGGGGCATGTCCACAGGGGATCACCTCCAGTTCGctataaatacagtaaataccACATTCCCTATGATCTGTATCCCTGGCCATCCTACCCAGACTACACTGCTGGAGCAGGGTATGTGGTTTCAGGGGATGTAGCTGCTAAAATTTACCAGGCGACTCTGCTGCTGAACTCCTCTATGTACATTGACGATGTCTTTATGGGAATCTGTGCCAAGACCATGGGGGTCTCTCCCCAGGAGCATGTTTACTTTTCAGGGGAGGGCAAGGCTCCTTACCACCCCTGCATTTATGACCACATGATCACATCACACGATCATATCTCTGACATGCGCTCACTGTGGCGGTCAGCAACAGAATCTAGAGAGAACAGCAGCACCAGGGGAATACTAGGTAACCTTTATTGCACAGCAGTGAGAGTGATGCTACTATGTCTGCCACATTATCAGAACACTTACTCCTGTAGTGCTGCTTTTACATGA